From a single Methylosinus sp. H3A genomic region:
- the mmoX gene encoding aromatic/alkene monooxygenase hydroxylase subunit alpha: MAISLATNAATDALKVNRAPVGIEPQEVHKWLQSFNWDFKENRTKYATKYRMANQTKEQFKVIAKEYARMEAAKDERQFGTLLDGLTRLGAGNKIHPRWGETMKVISNFLEVGEYNAISGSAMLWDSATAAEQKNGYLAQVLDEIRHTHQCAFINHYYSKHYHDPAGHNDARRTRAIGPLWKGMKRVFSDGFISGDAVECSINLQLVGEACFTNPLIVAVTEWAAANGDEITPTVFLSIETDELRHMANGYQTIVSIANDPAAAKYLNTDLNNAFWTQQKYFTPALGYLFEYGSKFKVEPWVKTWNRWVYEDWGGIWIGRLGKYGVESPASLRDAKRDAYWAHHDLALAAFALWPLGFSRVSLPDEQDQEWFEANYPGWADHYGKIYNEWKRLGYEDPKSGFIPYAWLLQNGHEVYVDRVSQVPFIPTLAKGTGSLRVHEYNGHKHSLTDDWGERQWLSEPERYEAQNLFEQYLGRELSDVIAEGHGVRSDGVTLIAQPHVRGDNLWTLEDIKRAGCVFHDPLAKFD, translated from the coding sequence ATGGCTATCAGTCTCGCAACCAATGCGGCGACAGACGCGCTGAAGGTCAATCGCGCGCCGGTCGGAATCGAGCCGCAGGAAGTCCATAAATGGCTGCAGAGCTTCAATTGGGACTTCAAGGAAAACCGTACGAAATACGCGACCAAATACCGTATGGCGAACCAGACCAAGGAGCAGTTCAAGGTCATCGCCAAGGAATACGCCCGCATGGAGGCGGCCAAGGACGAGCGGCAGTTCGGCACGCTGCTCGACGGCCTCACGCGTCTGGGCGCCGGCAACAAGATTCATCCTCGCTGGGGCGAGACGATGAAGGTGATCTCGAACTTCCTCGAGGTCGGCGAATATAATGCGATCTCCGGTTCGGCGATGCTGTGGGATTCTGCCACCGCCGCCGAGCAGAAGAACGGCTATCTCGCGCAAGTGCTCGACGAAATTCGTCACACGCATCAATGCGCTTTCATCAATCACTACTATTCCAAGCACTATCACGACCCGGCCGGCCACAATGACGCGCGCCGCACGCGCGCCATCGGCCCGCTGTGGAAGGGCATGAAGCGCGTCTTCTCCGACGGATTCATCTCCGGCGACGCGGTCGAATGCTCGATCAATCTGCAGCTCGTCGGCGAGGCCTGCTTCACCAATCCGCTGATCGTCGCGGTGACGGAATGGGCGGCGGCCAATGGCGACGAGATCACGCCGACGGTGTTCCTCTCGATCGAAACGGACGAGCTGCGCCATATGGCGAACGGCTATCAGACGATCGTCTCGATCGCCAATGATCCGGCGGCGGCCAAATATCTCAACACCGATCTCAACAACGCCTTCTGGACGCAGCAGAAATATTTCACGCCGGCGCTCGGCTATCTGTTCGAATATGGCTCCAAGTTCAAGGTCGAACCCTGGGTGAAGACCTGGAACCGCTGGGTCTATGAGGATTGGGGTGGAATCTGGATCGGCCGCCTCGGCAAATATGGCGTCGAGAGCCCGGCTTCGCTGCGTGACGCCAAGCGCGACGCCTATTGGGCGCATCACGATCTGGCTCTTGCCGCTTTCGCGCTGTGGCCGCTCGGCTTCTCGCGCGTGTCGCTGCCGGACGAGCAGGACCAGGAATGGTTCGAGGCGAATTATCCTGGCTGGGCGGATCACTACGGCAAGATCTACAATGAGTGGAAGCGGCTCGGCTATGAGGATCCCAAGAGCGGGTTCATCCCCTACGCCTGGCTGCTCCAGAACGGCCACGAGGTCTATGTCGACCGCGTGTCGCAGGTGCCGTTCATTCCGACGCTCGCCAAGGGCACGGGCTCTCTGCGCGTTCACGAATACAACGGCCACAAGCATTCGCTGACGGATGATTGGGGCGAGCGCCAGTGGCTGTCGGAGCCGGAGCGCTACGAGGCGCAGAATCTGTTCGAGCAATATCTCGGCCGCGAGCTTTCGGACGTCATCGCCGAAGGCCATGGCGTGCGCTCCGACGGCGTCACGCTGATCGCGCAGCCGCATGTGCGCGGCGACAATCTGTGGACGCTCGAGGACATCAAGCGCGCCGGCTGCGTCTTCCACGACCCGCTGGCGAAGTTCGACTGA